The genomic window tgtggaaagactttcaccataATGAGTGGGCTGAAGAAACACCtacgcattcacactggagaaaggccatatgagtgtgaccagtgtggaaagactttcaccacagcaagatccctaaaaaaacaccaacgcatccatactggagaaagaccatttgagtgtgaccagtgtggaaatgcttttgCTACAGCAAGTGAACTAAAaagacaccaacgcatccacactggagaaagaccgtatgagtgtgaccagtgtggaaatgctttcaccacatcAAGTTCCCTAAAAATGCACcagcgcatccacactggagaaagaccgtatgagtgtgaccagtgtggaaatgctttcaccagagcAAGTGACTTAAAAATGCACcagcgcatccacactggagaaagaccatatgagtgtgaccagtgtggaaatgctttcaccacagcaagtgaaCTAAAaagacaccaacgcatccacactggcgaaagaccatatgagtgtgaccattgtggaaatgctttcaccacagcaagttccctaaaaatccaccaacgcatccacactggagaaaaaccgtatgagtgtgaccagtgtggaaatgctttcaccacagcaagttacctaaaaatccaccaacgcatccacactggagaaagaccgtatgagtgtgaccagtgtggaaattcTTTCACCACAGTTAGTgatctaaaaatccaccaacgcatccacactggagaaagaccatatgagtgtgaccagtgtggcaATGCTTTCACCAGAGCCAGTGATcttaaaatccaccaacgcatccacactggagaaagaccgtatgagtgtgaccagtgtggaaatgctttcaccacagcaagttacctaaaaatccaccaacgcactCACACTGGGGAAAGACCAtttgagtgtgaccagtgtggaaaggctttcaccacagcaagtaggttaaaaatccaccaacgtatTCACattggagaaagaccatatgagtgtgaccattgtggaaagacttacagattcctgTCTGCATTACATACTCACCGCCGTGTTCACCACACAAAGTTGATGTATCCCTGTGATAGGTGCACAAAGATATTCTGGTCCTCTTCCTCTTACAAGTGTCACCAACAGACCCATATTGGAGAGAATCCCACTCAGTGCAGATTCTGTGACAGATTTTTTTGTCACAGGTTAACAATGTACCAAACATGAACATGTCAAATAtttccacaaaagacaaaaactgaacagttgGACAAAAAGTAAGACTCTAGACAATCAGTGTCATAACACaccaaaacagttggagtgttatCAATGTCCAAACAGATCCTTGTTGTTCTCTGCTCTCTCCCATCATCAGCTCAGATGTGAATCATCGTCTGGACCAAACagtacctcagcatcagatgacaagAAGAAAACACAATGTGTCTGAACCAGCAGCACCGACTTCTActgacaagaacatcagacttcaaaacctccagatcaggcttcacaggatccagatgtgaaaacaaacaccagactgaaagctgtgttttgttgtcttcaGAGTACAGAAGTGTGTTCTAATCCACCACTCTGTAGCAGGAAGCAGGACGTGACATCACTGGTAAGGCGGGGGAAGGGAAGGATAGAAATCAGACCCACCTGAGAGCTGTGTGgtggagggaaactcaaacaaaggagAGACTGGAAGGAGGTTTGATCGACAGGAGAAGTGACAATGAAAAGGAAAGGGTTAGTTGATGTGACTTTAAGTGAGGAATCTGGAAGTGGACTAGTATGGACCCAGGACTCTTGAGAGGAGAATTTGAATCCCTGGAGCAGGCGGACCTGGTCCTGCTCGGACTATTGTTGCTCTCTCTCCGGGTCAGAGGACACCTGACGGCTCCCCTGGAACCCAAACTCTCCTGGCTTCTCCCCTGAATATATGtctggtctctctctctctctctctctctctctctctctctctctctctctctctctctcatcctctctctctctctctctctctctctctctctctctctcatcctctctctctctctctctctctcatcctctctctctgtctctctctctctcatcctctctctctctctctctctctcatcctctctctctctctctgtctctctctctctcatcctctctctctctcatcctctctctctctctcatcataCTGCCTGTTACCCCGACTGCTGCGGGACAAACCAGGAGGTGGAACCAATTTATAAATTAGGTGCACATGCCTGGATCCTTTAAAATGGTGGACACTAATGTTTTTGGGTACTGGGAGCTTATTGGACACCATGGCAACAGCAGCAAGAGGAGTTCGTTACAGCGTGGATACCATCAGAGAAGAATCATCCATGTGAATGATTCACTGAGACTCTGGAGAGACAGGCGGTACGTGCTCAGGCTTTGCTGTGAACAGACTTTTACAACCGTAATGTCATTGTTAGCTGAACTGAACGGCTTTCTATTAACTTTTGTGTTCATAAGCGTGTTCTCCTCTTAAAGTTGAGTGGCGCCATCTGTGGGCGCCCTGTATGTACTGTTATCATTCTGTTTGGCCACGCCATTGAAGTTATGTGCAGCTTTCATTCTGGTCGATAAATCTAGGCAAGTATATGTCTGTAAGTTAGTTTTACGATTATTTTGTCATTAACTTAGAAGCATGGTTGCTAGCATCTTTTACAGAGCACAAATAAGCTTTCACTTTTTGGTAGAAGCGTTCTGTTCACTGCTAATATTTGAGTCAGGTGGCAGTCTGTTTTGTGTCAGTGCTAGCTTGTATGTACTCAGTTCAGAGCTAATGCGGATGTTATTTGGTAGCAATTGCTATGGTTCCCTGACTAGCAAATTATTTGTGCACTCCGGGAGAAACTTGTGCATATTATTAGCACTGGAGTATTTTTGATTAATGCCAATTAGATTACATGTAATGTTAATGCAGTTCAGAAAAAcgttttttactgtgtacattcTGTTACTGCATTTCTTGTGCCCCTTATTGCATATTTAAGGTAATTTCATATggtttatatactgtacatgctTGTTTCATTGGTTTGTAATTGGTGgaatatttaactttaattcatGTATGGATGTTAATTCATGCGTTTAAAAAGGATGGGTAAAAGTTAAGAAGTGCTTACAGTGGAAACATATTTCAGCACACATTgtaatacatgtatttgtttgtatttcatGTTATTGCAGTTCTACTAAAGTATTATTAAAAGAAgggaaggaaagaaaataaacaactaaAACAAGACTTCACCCTCAAACACAAACTGGTCTCTTCCTGATTCTTCTTCACCTTCTGTTGTTAACTGTCTGCCTCGCTCTGCAAGGGTGGCTTCACACATAGTGAGGGCAgaacaaggtgactttatttgtagacTGCATACTGtggtttattattatgtatttgatTGTGGTTAGTATTTTGTAACATGAATTTAAAGTAACTTGTTGTGGAGCTATTTACTGAATAACttaaccttttttaatacaatctGAAAGCATAAAAGATTACTCGTTAAGTTTAACATAAAACTGTAAGATGAACTAAACCAAAATTCATTAGTTTAAATATCTTAATAAAATACACTTAACTTTACTCACTTTGAATGAACTTTCCAAATCATCAGTTTGTGGTTTAGATCTTAAAAtcttaataaaagttaaaatctAAATGAAGTATTTCATCATTAGTTGTAATTTAACTGTTTAAAATAGCTTATTTCTAAAAACTACTTacttaaatacttaaacacaGGAATCACAATCATCTGATCCAGAGACGGCGACAGCAAAAGGTCATTTTATCAACAACATGAATTAAAACTTTACTAATTCAGTTCTATGTCCAGACAACAGTCAGTTCCAGGGTGGATTTACTGTCCAGaatcaaaacaaatcaaatccATGACACAGTTCACATTATTGGAACCAAGGAGGCCGGACTATTTAATGCTGTTTTGTCACTTCATTGGATCAGTTCTACTCTTGGTTTTGACACTTGTGGCTGTGATTGTGTCGTCACCATGGAGACGGTGGTTCTCCACAGCTGATGCATTTGAAGACATTATTGTGGAAGAAGGACCAAGTGTGGTGTGAGAAACCCTGACACTGACCTGCTTGGActggtggacacacagtggaTCTGCCAGACTTGGACAGGATGGACCTTCAACCCCTCGCTGTAGGACAGTCCCATCTGAAGAGCATCAGAGGACGAGTCTACATGTCCCATCAGCTCCACAACACCATCATATATGCCTGGGGTTCCAGTCCCTGATCAACACTAAACACCAACACAACTCTACTCAGCACCAGTTGGACACTCACATATTCCATCAGCTCAGAGCAGTCGGCAAAGTTCTGGATGATTCAGCAAACAGGAGTTCACAACCACACACAGGACAAACAAACTCATGTGGACACGTCAAACAACACATTTAGGATTATTTTCATCCACcgacagaaaacacacatttgtCTCAGAGTCCAGATAAAAGTCTACAAACAGATTTACATCCCATCATAATGAGCTGCCTTGGTCAGTGTGATGTATatgtagatggatggatgctggTGTTTCCAAGTGTGGCCTCAGTGTTCTGTCACAAAGACGGCAGCGCTCCAGGAGTTTAGGCCACTCAACCCTGTCATGcaggaattattaaaaaaaagtatcgGGATTTGTTTTAGAtggattttattactcaaaattaggctaaagtttaaatgcatttgaattaaaaaaaacatatggttttattaagaacatATTTAAGTGTCCGTATGTGGACACCATGCAACAAAGGGGTACAAatgttaaaaatcaataaatagccTCAGACAAAAAACTGCAACATTATGagagtttaatgttttttatagAATGTACAAACACGTATAAGAGAGAAAAAACTGATTTTACGTGTTTAGAGGGAAACTCCTCATGGTGGTCTGAATACTGGATGCATCATGCATCAAAGGAGTCAAAATAACATGTAGCTGTGATTATGCTAGTTTTATTTGAATTGTTGAAAGATTATTGCTTTTATACCCAAAGATATGATCATTTATCAGACATATAAAGATGCCTAAATCTTATAAATGAGAAATTTAGTATATTATTATATTGAATGAtgattttaaacttttatttgtTGTATGTTTATATTAGTCCCACATGTGTGGACAGTTGATTTTCAGGGGGTACAAGCTATATTTTATGTCAAAATTCATTTTTAAGAGCAGATATTTGTTCAACACACTTTCCTCTACACACCAATATGTTTTTCTCCTGCCTCAGCCTTCTCTAGTAGAAATTTTGACAGACATTCCTGGAGCATTCAGCACATGGCTGTGATGGCCATGTGCTACCATCTTAAATTTATGCGATCACCGAACAGTTAAAATtgtaaaactaagatgatcctttttttcattgtgttgcttCAGGTCTATAGAGCCTgctcccatgtggtttggagaatactgcatttataaccctttggaaaatgagcttaaactatgtctacacaaatgtggacgtcatgcatgaaagggttaatgatggtcctcaaccacacacacacacacacacacgcacacgcacacacacacacttctgtagTTTAGTTGTTGTTGAATGGAAAATATACACAAATGAACACCAATGTCATTAATAAACtgcactgaacaacaaaagaaccaCAACAGCAGCAATTTCTGAGGTTCAACATGGAGTGCAGTACATAAAATGGACACAAGGGGGCTCACTGGACCCTGACAGTGGTCTACTACACCTGTCACAAATGGACCCTGAAAACAGAATCAAAACAAGGATCAGAATAATGGTCTGTGTGCAGAGATTGAACATCTGCCGAATCAACTCAATCAAACATCACTTCCCTGCACTGACAGTTTCACatgtttctgcttctgtccatGTTGTATCTTCATTAACATCTGGACCTCCTAACATTAATGAACATGTTATTGGGGTTCAGTTTAGATTGTCTACCCTGTGGGGTTATGAAAATGGAAAGGTTTCGTCATGAACTTTCATAGACTTCTACTCATATGGGCCTTGAAACCTGGTCCCTGTTTCATCTCCATAGGCTTCTACCACCCTGAGCCACGGGACGGCCATTTTTAGTTACCCACAAAATGTTTTCAGCAAAGTTGGAACATTGTCAAAAGTTGCAAATTTGACGACCGCCTGGAAAATGGATTAAAACAACCTCAAATACTTCACACATCACTGATAGATacttttgggattatttagaagtgattttaaattaatgcaaaaattggaccaaaatgacatttttatgaagtTTAGTATAATGTTACTCTGGACCACCGGGGGAAACAAAGACCACCTGGGAAATGACTTAAAACAACCTTAAATTCCTCACACATTAGTAATTAATGCCTTTGGGATCATCTAGAACTGAGTTTAAGTAAATTAAACAATCTTGAGCAAAATTAAATTGTTCAAAATACATAGACTTTCTTTTtgtcttctcttcttttttaaatgcagtttattattattattattattattatagcataGCCTTTTGTTGGATCACCAGGGGGCACTGACAAACCCCTGATAAAAGTTTTGAAACACCCTTAAATACCTCAAACATCATTTAGTGAAGCCTTTAGGATCATTCTGAACAGGTTTTAAGTAAATTAAAGTTAGTTTTGTTTGCAGATGATATGAACATCTTTTACTCTGGGAAAAATTTGCAGAGGCTTTTCAATGTCGTCAGAACAGAAATGAATAAACAGACAACATGGTTGGAGTCGAGTAAATTAGCATTACATTTGTCCCCCCAAAAATCTATGCTGTTTGGAAATTGAAAAATAAGCTCACAggtaaatgtaataataaacaaAGTTCATACAGAGAGAGTATAAAAACAAATTTCTTGGTGTGATATTAGACGATAAGATCTGGAAACCCCACATATATTCAGTGACTGCAAAAGTAGCACCGAGTATTGGAGTGAGTATTACCAACTTGGAGACTTTGTCGCTAAATCTGGAAACTTTTTAAATTCTCTTGATGACTTTTTTTTCAAAAGCGACTAGTCACAAATCCATCAACTTTTTCTGGTTTTACTGGAGACTTTTATTGTATTTGGAGACTGTGATGTGAAAGCACGTATCATCCTACACAGTAAGTGATCTTCATCATTGTGAAgccttttgtttttataattgaaCATAAGAATCAAGCACATAGATGGGTACAGACACTGTCCACACAACATAAAGAAGCCAGGTTAACAGGATTGggatggtaacaacaaaaatcagaatcataaacattaaatattaaagaaaaaaaagaaaagaaaatgaataaacaagtTAAAAAGGAAACATTGGGAAACTTTGAGGTGGTTTTCAATCCTCAGAGTTTAAATATTTACCGAGTTTTATATTTTAGTAGATTTTTGGTTAGAGACATGTTTAATTGTGTTCAAATATTGCTTTACTTGGTTTTCAAAGTGacgtttatttggtttattttgcatttatttggttTTATGAATATGAAATGTAGCTGACATGGTTAAGGTTTGTATCAGGAGGGAAAGGTCTTTGGGAATGGATGAGTTTTGACATTTGTTTTGGAGGGGGAGAAGGATGAGTGGAGGTGCGACCTACTGTGCAACATAAGCCCCATAAGGGTCAGTTGGCGACTTGTGGCGACTTTTAGAACAACACTGATCGGACTGATAGGAAGAGCCAGGTACTGACTGGATGACAAAACTTTACACACTCTTTATTCATTCACTTGTGTTTCCCTGTTTGAATGACTGTGTAGACGTATGGGCAGATACCTCCAAAACCAACCTACAGCCATTATGCACACTTCAAAAGACAGTGATACCGATAATTAACATGTTGGGCACGCAGcaacagtaaatcacaaaaaccacaatttatttccaTTAATGGATTATTGCgtcagctatctttatatttgtaCACCGAGTAACTATTTTTGCTTCGATATTGTAGGTCTTCCTACGTTTCCAACTGATCACTGTCCAACAGGTGTTTCAATTTAGCATAGTCCAGTAGTCACTAATATAAACAACACACATCAGATAAATTTCCCTTTTCTCATCAATTTTCCATTTAAACAttcataattcccatagcatctTTACTTTAAATCAGGCATGTGTAAAATTTTCAAGAGTTACAGAAACAAAGAACTTTAAGATAATAaattcaaataaattaaaaaataataaaataagtaagCTAAGAAGTTATGGAGTCTGTTACCactattaatgaaaaaaaaaaaaatgcaaccataaatcaaatggaaaaatggtataaaaaccaaataaaataatgtcATCAAAACTCTAAATGTAAACTGcaatgaaaaattaaatgaaaactttcaataaaaatgaaatgaaataatgatATCAAAACTCAAGtagaaaaatgcaataaaaaaaatcaaatgaaaaaaattgcaataaaaatcaaatgagaaaaaatgccataaaagtaTAAAATGTAGATCAAATGaaaaatgcacttaaaaaatGCAGATATTACATGAAAAATTTGGTATAAAAATCAGATGAAATagttgttattaaaaaaaaaatcagatgaaaaatttaaatatagattcaaataaaaaaaaattgtactgaaagaaagaaaaaggaaaaaacaaaaccccGTCTTCTTAGACTAAGCAAAATCTATAATAACAAAAAATtctctctttttccttcttttttctatttttttcatatcttttctcttttgtttttgatattgaaataaaatttattcattcattcattttctgaacccgctttatcctcactagggtcacttggagcctatcccagctacataggggcgaaggcggggttcaccctggacaagtcgccagatcatcgcagggctgaacatatagagacaaacagtcactctcacattcacacctatgggcaatttagattaaccaattaacctatcagtgcatgtctttggagggtgggaggaagccggagtacccggagagaacccacgcagacacggggagaacatgcaaactccacacagaaaggtcccacccccccgtcgactggtgttggaatcgaacccaggaccttctcgctgtgaggcacgagtgctaaccactgcaccaccgtgtcgccccccaGGGAACACAATTCAACACAATAAATGACCCCAAACCCATCGTATGCAGATCTGACACAGTGTATGAGTTCAGTCAAAGTGTATGGAGTCCATGTTGTTGACAGTCTATGATCCAACAGCAGAAGGATGAGGAGAACTCCAACCTTCACACAAACATAGTCATCCTCCCAGTGCTGTGTGGAGGACACACTCAACATTCAACTCAACCACATTTGAATCTGTTTACACACAACATTTCACACTCCTTCATCACCATAACCTGctggaaaacagtcaaacaacgCAAGAAACTAAACAGAACTGAGTCTATGTTTGAATAAGACTTAAAGAACACTCAGTGATGCACATGATAACACATCAAATCAGGACAAAGTCATATTTCACTGATATAAACATGACAATAACAGAacctgtactgaaaacataccTACTGATAATAGAAAGAGTCTATGAAACTACATTTACATGTGTCATCATAGATAGTAAACTGTGTTGGAAACCTCATATTGAGTCTATTCAAAGTAAAGTGTCCAAATCTATAGACATACTGTATAAAACAAGAGACtgactgaacaaaaacagcctgtACATGACCTATTGTTCTTTGATTCTGTCCTACTGAACATATTGCGCAGAAATATGGAGAAAACTATTATAGATACattagaaaaatgacaaaacagaactattagaataattaatgAAGTAGGATATTTGGAAGCAACTAATAACTGATTGATTCAACTTAAAACTTTCAAATTGcaggatattgtatatatttaaatactgtatatgatttataatgtaaaaaataatattgttccaaatagcaTTAAAGACTTCTTTAAATTAAGACAGACTAATTAGAATTGAAgaggtttttatatttgtgaatggactaaagtgaggagaaatgtgaagtctagatggatttgggttgtgggtgtgaaattatgggatggatttaatgatgaatttaagttgttcacttctctgacaaagtttaaaaaatgtcatcagtataaaatcattcaggaatatgaagTTGAGATGGTAGACATGTTTCTGTTGTTGATTCTTTGGTTATAATGAGAATGCTTGATgctgaacacatttaatttaatgtcagcAGTGGATCAGGGGAAAAGGAGAGGCactaaaataagcttttgcttctagactattccttttttggtttttatatttattctaatTATTGTACAATGtgtaatgattaatgtacaaaccaaaataaacaattcattcaattcaataagtggaaaaagtaaaacattAAGAAGTAACTGAACAAATAATTAGTGGATGCCGTTAAAGGGCGATTATGGTAAATACTTTTGTCTCATGTTTCAGGTCCACTTtagaattagaataaaacaagATGATTAAGTAGAACATTGAACAACAGAACATGACTAAATGTTTGTTCCAGTTCCATTGATGTCCTGAACTTTCTGATTCATCCAGTGGTTCTTCTTTACCACAGTCATCAGCAGTTCaacacattttcaatcaaatcaaacacattctgcaggtcagggttagaccagcgGAAAAATGTTGAATCTAGTTTGATATTAAGGTAAACACTGGACCAGACCAATACCAGACTGGACCACTAGATGGAGCACTGATTAGTTGTGACGCCTCCTTTGGTGGTGGTGAACTTTCTGCTAAACAGACTTCCTCCTCCAATGGaatgtgatctccttcatgttgtcgGCCTCAGTTTGGGACTAAACCACTACCAGCTCATCAGTCATTCTGTCTCAGTTATATTATGTTCATCATGTTGTTTCTAAATGATGTAAATCCAACTGTGTGAAccccaaccagcaacagaatcacaacaagtTACTGATTAAAGTCCACAGAGTCAGTGAGAAGTAGTATCACCATGGAAACCAGGTCCTTGTTGACCTCCACTAGTTGAACTTTTCACCTCGTGGCAGGTTGAGGTTCAGTAAcgtcactgttttgtgaaggtggtgcattagaacacacttctgtactctgaggacaacaaaacacagccttcagtctgatgtttgtcttcacatctggattctgtgaagtctgatctggaggtttttaagtctgatgttcttgtcagaagtgggtgctgctggttcacacacactgtgtttcttcttgtcaCCTGATGCTGAGGGACATTTTGGTCCAGACTTTGATGATTCACATCTGCACTAATGACAGCAGAGGGCAGAGGATGACGAGAATCTTTCATCACATTGGAAACATTCAAACTGTTTAggtgtgttatgacactgacTCTTTCCACTAGAGTCcaatgtcttactttttgtatgactgttcagtttttgttcttTGTGGAAATGTTTGACAAGTTCATGTTTAGTACATTTTGACCCTGTGAGAAAAGATCTATTACAGAATCTGCACTGGTagggtttttctccagtgtgggttcgttggtggatttttaggtgattagCTTTGGTGAAAAACTTCCGACACTGGCCATagccatatggtctttctccagtatggatgcgttggtggatttttaggtgagTAGCTTTGGTGAAAAACTTCCCACAATCGTCACAGTTATATggtttctccagtgtggatgcgtttgtgtttttttaggtATCTTGCTCTGCTGAAaatctttccacactggtcacactcatatagtctttctccagtgtggatgtgttggtgACTTTTCAGgtaacttgctgtggtgaaagcatttccacactggtcacacgcatatggtctttctccagtgtggatgcgttggtggattttaagGCTATCTcctgtggtgaaagtctttccacactggtcacactcgtACGGTTTATTTCCAATGTGggtgtgttggtgtttttttaggtTACTTGCTCTgctgaaagtctttccacactggtcacactcatatggtctttctccagtgtggatgcgttggtgtcttTTTAGCTCACTTGCTCCgctgaaagtctttccacactggtcacactcatatggtctttctccagtgtggatgcgttggtgtcttTTTAGCTGACTTGCTGtgatgaaagcatttccacactggtcacactcatatggtctttctccagtgtggatgtgttggtggatttttaagtaACCTGCTGCAGTGAAAgactttccacactggtcacactcatatggtctttctccaaaGTGGATGTGTTGGTGCATTTTTAGgttacttgctgtggtgaaagccttctcacactggtcacactcatatggtctttctccagtgtggatgcgttggtgaatttttaggtgacttgctgtggtgaaagccttTTCACACtgatcacactcatatggtctttctccagtgtggatgcgttggtggatttttagggaaCTTGCtttggtgaaagtctttccacactggtcacaggtgggtcttccatccatgtttgctggaatcaggtgatcttt from Sphaeramia orbicularis chromosome 16, fSphaOr1.1, whole genome shotgun sequence includes these protein-coding regions:
- the LOC115436302 gene encoding zinc finger protein 239-like, which encodes MDGRPTCDQCGKTFTIMSGLKKHLRIHTGERPYECDQCGKTFTTARSLKKHQRIHTGERPFECDQCGNAFATASELKRHQRIHTGERPYECDQCGNAFTTASSLKIHQRIHTGEKPYECDQCGNAFTTASYLKIHQRIHTGERPYECDQCGNSFTTVSDLKIHQRIHTGERPYECDQCGNAFTRASDLKIHQRIHTGERPYECDQCGNAFTTASYLKIHQRTHTGERPFECDQCGKAFTTASRLKIHQRIHIGERPYECDHCGKTYRFLSALHTHRRVHHTKLMYPCDRCTKIFWSSSSYKCHQQTHIGENPTQCRFCDRFFCHRLTMYQT